A window of Phragmites australis chromosome 2, lpPhrAust1.1, whole genome shotgun sequence genomic DNA:
GGTGGCGGACCAGGACGACGCTGATGTAGTGGTGGCGTCATGGTTGTCTCGTGGTGGCGGAGGCAGGACGACACGGTTTGGAGCTTGGTGAAGGAAGGAGCGGGAAAGAGAAGGGGTGAGGGAACCAACCGGTCTGGTGCTGCTCTAGATCCACCTTTGATCCGCCATTTCTCGGCCACGGACTCCAGCGGAAGGGTGTAGGGCAAAACCCCACAGCTGTGCGATGCCCTGTCGAGCTCCAAAACCCAAGCAACGGAGGgcggtgaggaggaggtcgaggaggaAATCAGCACGAGGGAGGAGGGATCGAGGGACCAGGACATCATCGTCGGAGAGGGAGGATGACTGGGAGGTGAACGGGGAGCTACCGCGCGAGAGGTCGTGTGGGGGAAGCGACAGTGAGGGCGGGGTGGGAGGGGAGAAGTGggcgaggaggatgaggagcgCCAAGGAGGAGCGGAGAGGTGCGTGGATCATGgacggagagggaggagaggagattGTGGCTTGGGGACGCGGTTGGGAAGAAAAATCGCAGTTGAGAATAGTCGCATGAAGGAGAGCCAAACGCGACCCACTGGCATGAAAACGCGGCGTGGACGTGCGTGATCAGGTGGGGTCACCTTTTATGCATGCTGTTGGATGGAAATTGTGTAATGATCCAACATCGTCAAATTAATATGGGTAGATAATTGTTGGGTGGGAAATAATTATGGGAAAACTCGCGCTTTATAGTATAGATAGACTAGTAAGGTACTCGTGCGTTGCTACGGTATAAATATTTTCGAACGTGTGTTTTATTATTTCGATAgcatgaaagaaaagaagaataatGTGATTAAAATAGTATATCATTTATAGATTACAAAggcataaaaacaaataaattattttgtgtcaaacatgatatgtatttatgaggTGAGGACTTCTTTGTAGACAATATTTTTGGTTAGTGTGCAGGCTGAATCTACGCTAGCATCATTTTCCGATGCAGCAAGTATTTTGATATTTCTCCTAGCAGGTGCTCGCGAAAGGGCGATATAGAGCTGACCATGAGAGAATACTGGATTAGGTAGATAGATTCCAACATGAGGAATCGTTTGTCCTTATGCTTTATTGATCGTCATTGCGAAGCTCACTCTGATAGGAAATTGATTCCTCTTAAACTTAAAGAGGAACATTTCATCATCAGATGGGCACAAAGGTATCCTTGGTAGGAATACTCTTTTTCCAGCATGTTGACCTAGCACAATTTTTGTATCGATAGTGTTCCTTTGAAATGCTTGGACTATCAACCTTGTCCCATTACACAAACCATTAGCTGGATCTAGATTTCTAAGCAAAATCACAGGGCAATTGACCTTTAGCTTGAGGATGTGCGGTGGTAATCCATTTGGGGTTAGAGAATTCAAGAATTTGCGAGGTAGTAGTTGTTTGGATCATCAATTGAAAGATCATAGCTGTGATAGACCATCTCATCACCAGGAAATCATTCGATAAGCCTCATGTTTATGTCATCGACGTTCTCATTCCTTGTTGACAAAATAGCACGAGATGTGATGTAGTCTGAATTGGATATGTGTGTTGCTAACATAGGAAACACTCTATCAATAAGATTATCAATGTCTGATTCTACACCAGTGTAAGGCACACATATCTCATCGGGTATCTTTACATAGTCATCTTTCACAGTTTCTTCAGTGCCATTCCCGATACGTAGTAGGTATTTAGAAAACCATGGATCTGATTGAGCCCTCATATTACGAACAAGCCTCAGCTTTTGCATGTTTTCCCATAGGTAAGATTTGCGTAATGttgcatttattatttgtgctcTTGTACCCTTTCGCATAACTGGAAGGACCCGCCTAAAGTCGCCTCAAAAAACAATCGTTTTTCCTCCAAATGGTAGATCAGGCTTTTCCATGATGTCTCTCAGGCTCTTATCAAGTGCCTCAATTGCTTGCATTTTTTTCATAGAGATCTCATGCCATAATATAAGTGAAGCCATTAGAAGAAGTTTCGCGGTCTCACTCTGCTTTGTAAAGTTACACACTCCTCCTTCTTGTATGCCCAGTGATATCTTAAATTTGGAGTGTGCAGTCTTGCCTCCAGGCAGGATTGGGGCAGCAACACCAGATGTTGCAGTAGCAACTTCTATTTTTCCCTCACTACAGACCTTCGCTAGAAAAACTTTGTATAGGAATGTCTTTCCGGTCCCTCCAGGACCATCAACAAAGAATGCAGTTCCATTACCTCTGTCAACATAGGATAATATTTTGTCATAAGCATACCGTTGTTCACGATTGAGAGATGACACGACCGAGGCAAATTCATGGTCTACCTCTATAGATCTCTCTTCAAATATTTCCCTTACCTCTCCATACATGGTGTCATGCTCCTCTTCAATCTCAGGAAGAGGGAATGATGATATGTCTTTACCCATTGACTGTAGCATACCAACAGAACCATTTGTTCAACTACATGTGAGTTCATTTGGTCTCGTCGGAAGTCATCGGACATTGCATCTAGGTGCTTGTTCCATATCCCACGAACATCGTTGGGTTCGCAGAAAACCAATATTGTGGCAAACAGCCTTCGGAGAGATGATGGCATATGGAATATTTCAGCCTCTGTTAGGCAATCATCGATGTTATTGTTTGACTCAATAAGACCTCTTTTCTCAGCAGCTTCTCGGAAGGTAGGGTAGACAACACCATCAAATGTCCTtagattttcatatgaagtAGCACCTACCACGTGGTTTAGTAGTACCCTTAGATAGTATCTTTCTCCCTCCGCAGGATGCGCTGAGATGATCCTTCCAACCTGTGTGCGTTGTTTTCTCTTCTTCCATTTCTTTAATGTAGGGTTCCAAACTGCATATTCTGGAAATTCCCTATATAGTATGCTTCGTGCCCACGGGAACTCACAATTCGCCTTAAAATACCCAGTTAACATGGTCTCAGAGGCACTTTGTTGGTCCAAAACCTGACGTATATCCGCGTTATCCCTGTAGGACACGAGATGCATGCCAGGGAGATGAAGTTGCAGCTGGAGCACTGGGGGGAAGATCCCACTAAGATCGAAGGCAAAGATTCTCCACAATGCCTCCTGTGGGGCTACCCATCTAGCTTCCCTGTAATCATCGATCTCATTAATCTCCTGATTGCCATTGGCATCATTGATAGAAACAGATGCCCTGTCATGACCCTTGTAGATGTATTTGTAAAGGTGCTTGATAGCCTTAATGCTTGAACAAACCTCGGCATTGATGTGGCAGTCATACCTCCTTAGTAGCTTAGGATTATATGGTACAACCCATCTGTTGTCCAAGACATGCCCTCTTACATGTACCTTTTTCCCATCATCCCGTCTTCTATAGATGGGGTAAGAGTCCTTGCCTTGGAGAGTTGTATCAGTAAACTGGCGTGGATAATAGCTCTTGCATGTGAGATTTTGATTCTTCATACATACATTACCAGGATTTAACGAACCACAGGGACCATGCATCATGTGTTTGACAACCATTTCATGAAGCTCAGGATACCTTTCCTTGGTTGGAAGCTCTACGGAAATGACAGTGTTGTACTGTTCTGGACATGTAAGCTTATAGCCTGACTTCATGATAAGGAGGAAGTGTACATGTGGTAGACCTCTTTTCTGGAACTCGATGACATGGACATGCGCCACAACAACACCAAGGATGTGATTATAGAAGATCTGAAACTTGAGATCATCTAATTTAGCTTTAAATACTCGCACAACAAGATCAGGACGGTCTTGTGGTGTCTGGCCATGTTCAAGCTCCCTAAGTATTTCTTCCCAATTAGGGTTGCAAGTCATGGTGAGGAAGATGTCTGGTTTACCGTACTTCTGCACCAAGGCCATAACATCCATGTATCGTCGTCTCATATCCCTCGAGCCATCAATAAATGACGCTGGAAGGACCCATCTTTTGCCCATTGCACTCGCTCGATTCTCCCCTGCAGATACACTATCCACTAAGCCCTGGTAAAGATCTGCATGTACTCTTGATTGGTTGTGCAGAATATAGTTCAGACGCGATGTTTCAAGCTTTATATAGGT
This region includes:
- the LOC133903879 gene encoding uncharacterized protein LOC133903879, encoding MDVMALVQKYGKPDIFLTMTCNPNWEEILRELEHGQTPQDRPDLVVRVFKAKLDDLKFQIFYNHILGVVVAHVHVIEFQKRGLPHVHFLLIMKSGYKLTCPEQYNTVISVELPTKERYPELHEMVVKHMMHGPCGSLNPGNVCMKNQNLTCKSYYPRQFTDTTLQGKDSYPIYRRRDDGKKVHVRGHVLDNRWVVPYNPKLLRRYDCHINAEVCSSIKAIKHLYKYIYKGHDRASVSINDANGNQEINEIDDYREARWVAPQEALWRIFAFDLSGIFPPVLQLQLHLPGMHLVSYRDNADIRQVLDQQSASETMLTGYFKANCEFPWARSILYREFPEYAVWNPTLKKWKKRKQRTQVGRIISAHPAEGERYYLRVLLNHVVGATSYENLRTFDGVVYPTFREAAEKRGLIESNNNIDDCLTEAEIFHMPSSLRRLFATILVFCEPNDSMGKDISSFPLPEIEEEHDTMYGELRLVRNMRAQSDPWFSKYLLRIGNGTEETVKDDYVKIPDEICVPYTGVESDIDNLIDRVFPMLATHISNSDYITSRAILSTRNENVDDINMRLIE